The stretch of DNA GTTAGGAAAACGGCAGAGTACTACTGAGAGTCATTACTTTTAATAGAAATAGTGACTAAAGTAATGGTTTGGAGGAATGACTGGAGGAAAAATCTTATAAAAAAACATCCCAACAATAATGTCAGGATGCTTTGTTAGTTTTATAAATGATTACATTGGAAAATCTAAGTACTACCTTCTTGAAGTAACGTCTAGCACCGGCACTTTTCTTCTTATGAAACTAGTTTTGTTATTACATCAAACCGGATCAGTAGAGTAATAATAATAACTCCTAACAGAACATCACTAACGGTAAGAATAGAATGTTTAGGGGTAGCTGACTTTTTCCATTCGAAATATGCTTGTATACTACCTTGTATAACGATAAATCCCGACATAGCAAGTAACATAAGGTTAATTGAGTAGTTATGAAATACACTAAAGTAAAGAACAATAAAAATAACAACTGTATTCGCAATTCTCACGATCCAATCGAGTTTGCGGTGAAGCGAGTTTACGTGATTATAAGAGAATATTTTCTTTTTTTCTATCTTATATATTTTTCTTAAAACTCCATGTATTGCAAAATTCACAATAAATATTGATAAAATAATAACCCCTATCATCAACCAGTTCATATACATCCCCTCCCCCATGTTTGCTCATTCACACAACCCTGATTTAATTGCATAAATAGCTAATTGGGTACGATCACGTAAATACAATTTTTGTAGCATATGAGTTATATTATTTTTCACTGTTCCTATCGAAAGAAATAATGCATCGGCTATTTCTTGATTGTTTTTCCCTTCTCCGACTAGTTTCAATATGGAGATTTCTCTTGATGTAAGGGAAGGGTCCAATTGTACTTGCATTTTGTTTTTCGAGAATAGTTTCGGGACCACTTTAGCAGCAACAGTAGCATCAATCATGATTCCACCTTCGTAAGCAGTTTGGATAGATTCGCGTAATTTTCTTGCATCTGCTGTCTTCAGTAAAAAACCAGCAGCACCTAGCTTTAGTGCTTCCATAACATATTCATCATCTTCAAATGTAGTTAAAATTAAAATGATTGCATTAGGATATTGTTTTTTTAATAGTTTGGTTGCTTCCAATCCGTTCATTTCTGGCATTCTAATATCCATTAAAACGACATCCACTATATGCTTCTCATAAAGCTCAACGGCTTCTTTCCCATTTCCAGCTTCCGCTACCACAGTCATTTGCTCATCTTGCTCTATCATTAACTTGAGACCTTGTCTAACGAGCAATTGGTCTTCTACTAGTAAGATATGTATCATTTTAATCTCTCCTCCAGAGGAAACGTGCCTTTAAGAATAAACTTACCATTTAAAATATAATATTGGATGTTCCCGCCAATATTCATGAACCTTTCTCGCATATTAGATAAACCGAAGCCTTCTTCCAGTCTCTCTTTATGGTCATGAATGGCGTTTTCCATCGTCATCATAAACGTATGATTTCCAGCTAGTTCCATTGTTACATTTATCTCTCGAGAGTGAGCATGTCTCATTGCATTTGTTAATCCTTCTTGAACAAACCGATACAGTACAACATTTTGCTCATTAGATAGATTGGTAGATAGAACACCAGTTTTAGTAGTTAGTGCAACTCGTATATGACTTTCTGCTTCTAACTTTCTAATTAAATGAATAACAGATGCCATTCCTTTATTCGTATCTTCTTTCAGTGTTTTCACAGCTTTTCTCATTTCTTCCAAACTACTTGAAGCGAGATCTTTTGATTGACCTATTAAAACCTTCACTTCTTTTGTTGTCACTTGATGCTCCGCTACAGCAAGTTGCATCATTAGTGCTGTTAGTTGATGTCCTACAGAGTCATGAATATCCCTTGCAATTCTTGTTCTTTCTTGCAATCTAGCTTCTTTTTCATGCTCTACTACTTGCCTTTTCACTTTTCTATATTCTACTAAGAGCGTTTTCCATTCTTTATCTCGTTCCAGTTTTTGTTTTGAAAGTTGTTGTAGAAGATAAGCTGACATAAAAATAAGTCCAGTTATGCATAGGTGAAAAAGAAAGAAAGTATCCAACCGATAAAAAAATGGATATAAAAGGGAAGGAGCTACAATCAATAGTTGAATTTTCCACTCTTCCTCTTTTGCAGAACTAATCGCCACATCGATTAATAAAAAGTAATAAATTAAAAATAGAAAAATATTTGTCTCGGAAAAGAAAAGGATATGTGCGCAAAACGTGATGGAGGCTAATAAAAAATACGTTAGACGTTGCACCTTCATAATAGGCACGCTGAAATAAAAAGTGAAAAACACTCCAAAGAAGAAGATGACACCCGCTAGAGATTGATCCCGTTCAAACATGATAATTAATACTAAAATTACTAATAGAATACATGTTTTTATCCACCATTTCATACTTATCACCCAGTTTCGTTTTAAGGAATATCAAAGGAGGATAAGTCTTCTACGATGTATGTAGACGGAAAAATCTCCCTTGCTTCTAATTCTAGTTGCTGAACCGCTTCTTTTTGGTATCGAGAACTAATATGGTTAAGCAAGAGTTGTTCAACGTTTGCTTCTTTTGCAACCGTCGCTGCTTGTTCAGTTGTCGAATGAAAATATTCATGTGCTAACAGCTCGTCTTCCTTCGCAAAAGTTGCTTCATGAACAAGTGTATTTGCATATTGTGCTAAACTGATTGCTTTATCTGTAAAACGGGTATCTCCAAGTATTGTAACGATTTTCCCTTTTTTCGGTTCCCCTAAAAAGTCCTTCCCGTTTACAATTCTTCCATCTGGTAATGTGACAACTTTTCCTGCCTTTATTTCCCCTAAAATGGGACCCGCTTTTATATTTGCTTCTTTAATTCGGTTCATTAAAAGAGGAGCTGGAAAGTCTTTTTGCATAATTCGAAATCCGTAAGAAGGAATTCCATGGATTAGCTCTGCAATCTGTACTGTAAACTCACTACCTTCTAATAGTAAGCAGTCAGAGCTAAATTCTTGAATAGTTAAATCATATTTTAAATGTGTACCACTAATACGAAGAGAAGTATCTACATACTCTTTCGTCCCAGTAGGTCCATATATATGTAATGGGCTTTCCCCACCTTGAAATGATCGACTTCCTAACAACCCAGGCAAACCAAAAATATGATCACCGTGCAGGTGAGAAATAAATATTTTTTCAATTTTCCTCGGCTTAATGGATGTATGTAAAATTTGGTGTTGAGTTGCTTCTCCACAATCAAACAACCAAATTGCACCTTCTTTATTCATTAAATGTAATGCTAATGATGAGACATTACGATGCTTCGCCGGCACACCTGAACCTGTACCTAAAAATGTAATCTTCAAACTATGTTCCTCCTATAAAAAACAGTTGTCCCTATATACATACTAAAGAAGAGTGGAAAGTTTTTCAATTACGTAAATGCGCTTTTTACTAGATTACATATAATTTTTTACCATTCCCCAAACTTCAACCGTATGGTATGCCTCTAGCGGTGAATCAAAATGGATATAGATTGGGGATTGCTGTAATGTAGGGTATACATAAAAAAACTCTTTATCACCATACATTATTGCCTCTAATGCTAACGGTAACTCGCGTCGAAAGATTGTATTTCGAATAGCAGTTTGTTCCGGTCCATAGTTTCCGACATACACAAAAACGAAAAGATATAGTTTTCCATTTAGATGTCTCCACTCTGCTAAAACTTCGTCTCTCATTTCTGTTATTTTTTCATACGCATACTTTTTCCCAATTGTTAGAAAAAGTTCACCCGTTTCATCAGAATGGGTTAATGTATATCGTCTACCTATTATCGGTTCAGTAACCGTCACTTCATTTCGCCATTGCACAGTAAGTTTTTCAGGATTTAATTTATTCAATTCTCCTTCACCCTTTTCACAAAAAATACTCTCGTTATAGAAGTATTCTATTCATACACATTGTATAGGTGATAGTAGAAGGAAATTGTATTACCATACAGGAAAAATATAGTACAATAGAGAAAGATTCATGTTAAGGGAGACTTGCAAATGAATGATGTGAAAATTATCGTATTTGATCTTGATGGAACTCTTTATGATGATGTTGTCCATTTTCGTTATTATGCCGATCTACTAAAAGATTACGTAGCAGAAGACAAACAAGAACAGTTTGAAGCAGATTATAACGCAGTGTTAAAAGGACAGCATTCATTAAAAATCGGTAGAGCATATGATGCAAAAAGAGACTTAATTTTAAGTCATCTGAACGGTGTTGTACAAAAGGCATACAATTGGAATGGAGAAGAAATTCCGACAGAGGATGTAACCACTTTCTACCCTGAAGCTATTCCGTTCGACTTAACTTCTATCATTAGTATTGGGGATTTATGGTGGGTACCAGTTACGATAGCTAGACATTATGGGGTGACAAGTGAAGAAGCATATGCTTGCTTTATGCAAACGAGAGAACATATGATGACAGAAGAATTTCAACTAAATCCTCATGAGCAATTTCGTGAAGTATTACAATCTCTACATAAAAAATATACGTTAGTGCTGCTTACAAACAGTCCTCAATCAGATAGCGATGTTATTATTGAGAAACTAGGATTTACTTCCTACTTTCAAGAAAAGTTTTTTGAGGCACAAAAACCGATTAAAACGAAGGTAAGATTTTCTAATATCGCGGAGAAGTTTGATGTTTCTTATGAAGAAATTTTAAGCATAGGTGATAATTATATTAATGAAATCTTCCCTGCAGTGGAACTTGGCTGTAAAACAATTTATATTGATGCACATGGCGCAGGGGCAGGAGACTCTCATACCACTACTGTAAGTAATTTAACGGAGTTATCTAAAGTTTTAAGAGAAAAGCTTTTATAAGAATAATCATAGCCGTTGCTAGTTATCGGTTCATATAGAAGGTATGCCACTTATGTTGGTACACCTTCTATTTTTTTCTGTCCGAAACAACTGGCTTTTCCCAATTCAGATGTACATACTTTTTTGTAAAGTAAACAAACTATGAAAGGAGGTGCGTCTAATGACGAAAAAATTCGAGACCTTATTTTTAATTATTTCTTCTACAATTTCTATTATACTTTTACCCTTTGCAATTTATAAAAAGTCATTTAAGGACTGGGTGATTGTTTATCTTGTTTCCATACTAGGTAACTCGTTAGCAGATAGGTATTTTGTGAAAAAAGGGTTTATTAAATATAAAATAAGGCCATTTCAGAGGATGTTCTCAATTCATTTACCTTTTGATTTTTTTCATTACCCATTATTACTACTATATTATAACCAATGGACACTTAATAATGGACCGGTACGTATATTTTTAAAACTTTTCCCTTTTCTAATACCACAAGTAATAATTGAAACTTTTGCAGAGAAAAAAACTGATTTAATCACTTGGAAAAAGGGTTGGAGTTGGTATCATTCCCTCATAAGTTTATTTGTAAAATTTTTAGTCTGTAGGCTAATAATTGCACTTATAAGAGTTTTAAATAATAAAAAGGTCTCAACTATGTAATAGAAAAAAACTATTTTACGTAGTTTTATAAATTAATCTAAAAGGTTGAAGAATAACATGTACCTACTTTTTGTATTAGTTGTTTATTTCCTATTAGCTTACTTTTTTGTCGATTGGAAAAATTGGAGAGATTATTATCCAACTATTCTTTATTTTATCGTTTTTAACTTATTGTACAACTTCATTTTTTATAATTATACCCTATGGAAATATAGAGCAGTTACTGTAGATTGGTTAAACCATACGATTATTGACATATCATTTACTTTCATAATAGTCCCTATCGTTCTAATGATTTATTTACGGTATTATCCGGAAGGGAAAAAACAGTTTTTATATCTAGCTGTATGGATTGCTTATTTTACTATTATTGAATATATCTTTTATAAAAAAGGTTTATTTATTTACGAAAATGGTTGGGATTCTTTTTGGTCAATGATATTTAACATTATTCTTTTTGTCGTTGTTAGAATACATTTCAAAAATCCACTACTAGCAATAATGGTTTCTATTCCGATCATTACAATACTATTAATGTTGTTTCACCCTTCCATCTCCGACTTAAAATGATTGGTGGTAATTAAAAATATGGCTTCAGAACAAATTTCTACCCCATTATTTTTCGTATTATTAATAATAATTTATCTTCTAATGGCTACCTATCTTTGGTTTAAAAAAAATCGGTAAAAACGATAAGGCCCAAAGTTTGAGTGCTTACTAAAGGTCCTCTACAACAATATAGGTTGCCTTTA from Sutcliffiella cohnii encodes:
- a CDS encoding DUF4181 domain-containing protein, which codes for MNWLMIGVIILSIFIVNFAIHGVLRKIYKIEKKKIFSYNHVNSLHRKLDWIVRIANTVVIFIVLYFSVFHNYSINLMLLAMSGFIVIQGSIQAYFEWKKSATPKHSILTVSDVLLGVIIITLLIRFDVITKLVS
- a CDS encoding response regulator transcription factor; translation: MIHILLVEDQLLVRQGLKLMIEQDEQMTVVAEAGNGKEAVELYEKHIVDVVLMDIRMPEMNGLEATKLLKKQYPNAIILILTTFEDDEYVMEALKLGAAGFLLKTADARKLRESIQTAYEGGIMIDATVAAKVVPKLFSKNKMQVQLDPSLTSREISILKLVGEGKNNQEIADALFLSIGTVKNNITHMLQKLYLRDRTQLAIYAIKSGLCE
- a CDS encoding sensor histidine kinase, with the translated sequence MKWWIKTCILLVILVLIIMFERDQSLAGVIFFFGVFFTFYFSVPIMKVQRLTYFLLASITFCAHILFFSETNIFLFLIYYFLLIDVAISSAKEEEWKIQLLIVAPSLLYPFFYRLDTFFLFHLCITGLIFMSAYLLQQLSKQKLERDKEWKTLLVEYRKVKRQVVEHEKEARLQERTRIARDIHDSVGHQLTALMMQLAVAEHQVTTKEVKVLIGQSKDLASSSLEEMRKAVKTLKEDTNKGMASVIHLIRKLEAESHIRVALTTKTGVLSTNLSNEQNVVLYRFVQEGLTNAMRHAHSREINVTMELAGNHTFMMTMENAIHDHKERLEEGFGLSNMRERFMNIGGNIQYYILNGKFILKGTFPLEERLK
- the rnz gene encoding ribonuclease Z translates to MKITFLGTGSGVPAKHRNVSSLALHLMNKEGAIWLFDCGEATQHQILHTSIKPRKIEKIFISHLHGDHIFGLPGLLGSRSFQGGESPLHIYGPTGTKEYVDTSLRISGTHLKYDLTIQEFSSDCLLLEGSEFTVQIAELIHGIPSYGFRIMQKDFPAPLLMNRIKEANIKAGPILGEIKAGKVVTLPDGRIVNGKDFLGEPKKGKIVTILGDTRFTDKAISLAQYANTLVHEATFAKEDELLAHEYFHSTTEQAATVAKEANVEQLLLNHISSRYQKEAVQQLELEAREIFPSTYIVEDLSSFDIP
- a CDS encoding staygreen family protein, whose protein sequence is MNKLNPEKLTVQWRNEVTVTEPIIGRRYTLTHSDETGELFLTIGKKYAYEKITEMRDEVLAEWRHLNGKLYLFVFVYVGNYGPEQTAIRNTIFRRELPLALEAIMYGDKEFFYVYPTLQQSPIYIHFDSPLEAYHTVEVWGMVKNYM
- a CDS encoding HAD family hydrolase; this translates as MNDVKIIVFDLDGTLYDDVVHFRYYADLLKDYVAEDKQEQFEADYNAVLKGQHSLKIGRAYDAKRDLILSHLNGVVQKAYNWNGEEIPTEDVTTFYPEAIPFDLTSIISIGDLWWVPVTIARHYGVTSEEAYACFMQTREHMMTEEFQLNPHEQFREVLQSLHKKYTLVLLTNSPQSDSDVIIEKLGFTSYFQEKFFEAQKPIKTKVRFSNIAEKFDVSYEEILSIGDNYINEIFPAVELGCKTIYIDAHGAGAGDSHTTTVSNLTELSKVLREKLL
- a CDS encoding CBO0543 family protein, with the protein product MTKKFETLFLIISSTISIILLPFAIYKKSFKDWVIVYLVSILGNSLADRYFVKKGFIKYKIRPFQRMFSIHLPFDFFHYPLLLLYYNQWTLNNGPVRIFLKLFPFLIPQVIIETFAEKKTDLITWKKGWSWYHSLISLFVKFLVCRLIIALIRVLNNKKVSTM
- a CDS encoding CBO0543 family protein, giving the protein MYLLFVLVVYFLLAYFFVDWKNWRDYYPTILYFIVFNLLYNFIFYNYTLWKYRAVTVDWLNHTIIDISFTFIIVPIVLMIYLRYYPEGKKQFLYLAVWIAYFTIIEYIFYKKGLFIYENGWDSFWSMIFNIILFVVVRIHFKNPLLAIMVSIPIITILLMLFHPSISDLK